The Petropleomorpha daqingensis genome includes a window with the following:
- a CDS encoding LLM class F420-dependent oxidoreductase, whose amino-acid sequence MRIGTQLQYAGGFTEAAAELADLEKAGLDVVAVAEAYSFDAVSQLGYLAAITDRLELTSAIMQAFTRTPTLTAMTAAGLDFVSGGRFTLGLGASGPQVVEGFHGVKYDAPLGRLREIVEICRMVWRREKVVYDGKYYTLPLPPEQGTGLGKPLKLINTPVRERIPITIAAIGPKNVELTAEIAEGWQPIFFYPEKAAETWGASLAAGRAKRDPALGELDVVVGAPCAIGEGLDGLREQTRDSLALYIGGMGARGKNFYNELTVRYGFPEAAATVQDLYLSGRKAEAAAAVPQEMVDATSLVGPEGWVAERLAAFREAGVTTLMLTFPQGSHAERVRTVERVKKLVADL is encoded by the coding sequence ATGCGCATCGGGACCCAGCTGCAGTACGCCGGCGGCTTCACGGAGGCCGCGGCCGAGCTCGCCGACCTGGAGAAGGCGGGGCTCGACGTGGTCGCCGTCGCCGAGGCCTACAGCTTCGACGCGGTCAGCCAGCTCGGCTACCTCGCCGCGATCACCGACCGGCTCGAGCTGACCTCGGCGATCATGCAGGCCTTCACCCGAACGCCGACGCTGACCGCGATGACGGCGGCCGGCCTGGACTTCGTCTCGGGCGGCCGGTTCACCCTCGGCCTGGGCGCCTCGGGGCCGCAGGTGGTCGAGGGCTTCCACGGCGTGAAGTACGACGCGCCCCTGGGCCGGCTGCGGGAGATCGTCGAGATCTGCCGCATGGTCTGGCGCCGCGAGAAGGTCGTCTACGACGGGAAGTACTACACGCTGCCCCTGCCGCCCGAGCAGGGCACCGGCCTGGGCAAGCCGCTCAAGCTGATCAACACCCCGGTCCGGGAGCGGATCCCGATCACCATCGCCGCGATCGGGCCGAAGAACGTCGAGCTCACGGCGGAGATCGCCGAGGGCTGGCAGCCGATCTTCTTCTACCCGGAGAAGGCGGCCGAGACCTGGGGCGCCTCGCTCGCGGCCGGGCGGGCCAAGCGCGACCCGGCCCTGGGCGAGCTGGACGTCGTCGTCGGCGCGCCCTGCGCGATCGGGGAGGGACTCGACGGGCTGCGCGAGCAGACCCGCGACTCGCTGGCCCTCTACATCGGCGGGATGGGCGCCCGCGGCAAGAACTTCTACAACGAGCTCACGGTGCGCTACGGGTTCCCCGAGGCCGCCGCGACCGTGCAGGACCTGTACCTCTCCGGGCGCAAGGCCGAGGCGGCCGCCGCCGTCCCCCAGGAGATGGTCGACGCGACCTCGCTGGTGGGGCCCGAGGGCTGGGTCGCCGAGCGGCTGGCCGCGTTCCGGGAGGCGGGCGTCACGACCCTGA
- a CDS encoding class I adenylate-forming enzyme family protein, with the protein MTTSRGSVADSLSLSIGEWLPLSARRHPGKPAFLFPDGGALSFAELDSRVNRLVSALAGAGIGRGDRVAVFALDSHRYMEVVLACAKTGAVFVPLNYRLTRPEVDVLLSRSAPLALFSDARYAGLLDGVAEAHPSLRLVLTFDPLPGEAESGYDRLLATGADVAPPVVCTDADTFALAFTSGTTGLPKGVVQSQRMHKNMVQICSVEYLMRGDDVRYCAAPTFHVSGVSGLLAGIARGFTSLLLPQFDAPTVHRFMAEDRVSAVFLVPTMISSILQLDGVDRFDYERLQLVTYGASPISPTLLRRALDTFRCDFLQAFGAGTEAGLQSTLTPEDHRRALAGREDLLRSAGRPSFGVAMRIVDEDMNDVPPGVIGEVATRSDMVMDGYLDMPEDTARAFRDGWFRAGDMGYLDEEGYLYLHGRSKDMIIRGGENIYPFEIESVLAEHPAVQQAAVVGVPDEHWGEAVRAFVTPRTGKSVTPEELTEHCNGRLARYKVPREFVVLEAMPTNASGKILKRELRTWDLPAVAGV; encoded by the coding sequence ATGACCACGTCCCGTGGTTCGGTCGCCGACTCGCTGTCGCTGTCCATCGGCGAGTGGCTGCCGCTGTCGGCGCGGCGCCATCCCGGCAAGCCGGCCTTCCTCTTCCCCGACGGCGGGGCGCTGAGCTTCGCCGAGCTCGACAGCCGGGTGAACCGGCTGGTCTCGGCGCTGGCCGGAGCGGGCATCGGGCGGGGCGACCGGGTCGCCGTCTTCGCCCTCGACTCGCACCGGTACATGGAGGTCGTCCTCGCCTGCGCGAAGACCGGCGCGGTGTTCGTCCCGCTGAACTACCGGCTCACGCGGCCCGAGGTCGACGTCCTGCTGTCGCGGTCCGCGCCGCTCGCGCTGTTCTCCGACGCCCGCTACGCCGGGCTGCTCGACGGGGTCGCCGAGGCGCACCCGAGCCTGCGCCTGGTGCTGACCTTCGACCCGCTTCCGGGCGAGGCCGAGAGCGGCTACGACCGGCTGCTCGCCACGGGCGCCGACGTCGCACCGCCGGTGGTCTGCACCGACGCCGACACCTTCGCGCTGGCCTTCACCTCCGGTACCACCGGCCTGCCCAAGGGCGTCGTGCAGTCGCAGCGGATGCACAAGAACATGGTGCAGATCTGCTCGGTCGAGTACCTGATGCGCGGCGACGACGTCCGCTACTGCGCGGCGCCGACCTTCCACGTCTCCGGGGTGTCCGGGTTGCTCGCCGGCATCGCGCGGGGGTTCACCTCGCTGCTGCTGCCGCAGTTCGACGCCCCGACCGTGCACCGGTTCATGGCCGAGGACCGCGTGTCCGCCGTCTTCCTGGTCCCGACGATGATCAGCAGCATCCTGCAGCTGGACGGCGTGGACCGGTTCGACTACGAGCGGCTGCAGCTTGTCACCTACGGCGCCTCGCCGATCTCCCCGACGCTGCTGCGCCGGGCGCTGGACACCTTCCGGTGCGATTTCCTGCAGGCGTTCGGCGCCGGCACCGAGGCCGGCCTGCAGTCGACCCTCACGCCGGAGGACCACCGGCGCGCGCTGGCCGGCCGCGAGGACCTGCTGCGCTCGGCGGGCCGGCCCTCGTTCGGCGTCGCGATGCGGATCGTCGACGAGGACATGAACGACGTGCCGCCGGGCGTGATCGGCGAGGTGGCCACGCGGAGCGACATGGTCATGGACGGCTACCTCGACATGCCCGAGGACACCGCCCGCGCGTTCCGCGACGGCTGGTTCCGCGCCGGGGACATGGGCTACCTCGACGAGGAGGGCTACCTGTACCTGCACGGCCGCAGCAAGGACATGATCATCCGCGGCGGGGAGAACATCTACCCGTTCGAGATCGAGTCGGTGCTGGCCGAGCACCCGGCCGTGCAGCAGGCCGCCGTCGTCGGCGTCCCCGACGAGCACTGGGGCGAGGCGGTCCGCGCCTTCGTCACCCCGCGCACGGGGAAGAGCGTGACGCCCGAGGAGCTCACCGAGCACTGCAACGGCCGGCTGGCCCGCTACAAGGTGCCGCGCGAGTTCGTCGTCCTCGAGGCGATGCCCACCAACGCCAGCGGGAAGATCCTCAAACGAGAGCTGCGGACGTGGGACCTCCCCGCCGTGGCGGGGGTGTGA
- a CDS encoding class I adenylate-forming enzyme family protein, protein MTRAGSFLTLSADRYPDRPCFVFGDGSHQTFAETNSRVNRLADALSTAGVSTGGRVAVVATDSGGYVEVLLACMKLGATYVPLNNRLQSDELLTLLRRAEPTALFASSRYLEVCRALAPQVGSIRLVGAFDGEPAPGVVPFEELVDSGTDVEPDVPVSDDDVLGLAFTSGTTGLPKGVLQPQRMVKSLVVNMSIDYEIVPDEFRYTASPIFHIAGQAMILMHVWRGFPTLVLPQFEPSTVLRWMQSGRLTGAFLVPTMVSTLLEHPDIGAGSYANLRSIIYGGAPMSPALLRRALDVFGCDFINAFGAATEGGLQSVLSSADHRRALAGAPHLLGSIGKPAFGVELRLVDEAGADVPRGEVGEIITRSDPVMTGYLEMPEETARAIRDGWFWGGDLARMDDEGYLYLAGRSKDMIIRGGENIYPVEIETVLADHPSVAQVAVVGRPDDHWGEVVVAFVTGDPAGPAPDPEVLREHCRAHLAAFKVPVEVTVVDAMPLNASGKILKRTLRERLSSPAPA, encoded by the coding sequence ATGACCCGAGCCGGGAGCTTCCTCACGCTCTCCGCCGACCGCTACCCCGACCGGCCGTGCTTCGTCTTCGGCGACGGCTCGCACCAGACGTTCGCCGAGACCAACAGCCGCGTCAACCGGCTGGCCGACGCGCTGTCCACGGCCGGGGTGAGCACGGGCGGCCGGGTCGCGGTGGTGGCCACCGACAGCGGGGGCTACGTCGAGGTGCTGCTGGCCTGCATGAAGCTCGGCGCGACCTACGTGCCGCTGAACAACCGGCTGCAGTCCGACGAGCTGCTCACGCTGCTGCGCCGCGCCGAACCCACCGCGCTGTTCGCCAGCAGCCGCTACCTGGAGGTCTGCCGGGCGCTGGCGCCGCAGGTGGGCAGCATCCGCCTCGTCGGCGCCTTCGACGGCGAGCCGGCGCCCGGCGTCGTCCCCTTCGAGGAGCTGGTCGACTCCGGCACCGACGTCGAGCCGGACGTCCCGGTCTCCGACGACGACGTGCTCGGCCTGGCGTTCACCAGCGGCACCACCGGCCTGCCCAAGGGCGTGCTGCAGCCGCAGCGGATGGTCAAGTCGCTGGTCGTCAACATGTCGATCGACTACGAGATCGTCCCGGACGAGTTCCGCTACACGGCCTCGCCGATCTTCCACATCGCCGGGCAGGCCATGATCCTCATGCACGTCTGGCGGGGGTTCCCGACGCTGGTGCTGCCGCAGTTCGAACCCTCCACCGTCCTGCGGTGGATGCAGAGCGGGCGGCTGACCGGCGCCTTCCTCGTGCCGACCATGGTGAGCACGCTGCTCGAGCACCCCGACATCGGCGCGGGCTCGTACGCGAACCTGCGCTCGATCATCTACGGCGGCGCCCCGATGTCCCCGGCGCTGCTGCGCCGCGCGCTGGACGTCTTCGGCTGCGACTTCATCAACGCCTTCGGGGCGGCCACCGAGGGCGGCCTGCAGTCGGTGCTGAGCTCGGCCGACCACCGCCGCGCGCTGGCCGGCGCCCCGCACCTGCTGGGGTCGATCGGGAAGCCGGCCTTCGGGGTGGAGCTGCGTCTGGTCGACGAGGCCGGTGCCGACGTCCCCCGGGGCGAGGTCGGGGAGATCATCACCCGCTCGGACCCGGTGATGACCGGCTACCTGGAGATGCCCGAGGAGACCGCCCGCGCGATCCGGGACGGCTGGTTCTGGGGCGGCGACCTCGCCCGGATGGACGACGAGGGCTACCTGTACCTGGCCGGCCGCAGCAAGGACATGATCATCCGCGGCGGGGAGAACATCTACCCGGTCGAGATCGAGACGGTCCTGGCCGACCACCCCTCGGTCGCGCAGGTCGCCGTCGTCGGCCGGCCCGACGACCACTGGGGTGAGGTCGTCGTCGCCTTCGTGACCGGCGACCCGGCCGGCCCGGCGCCGGACCCGGAGGTGCTGCGAGAGCACTGCCGGGCCCACCTGGCCGCCTTCAAGGTGCCGGTCGAGGTGACCGTGGTCGACGCGATGCCGCTCAACGCCAGCGGGAAGATCCTCAAGCGGACGCTGCGCGAGCGGCTCTCCTCCCCCGCCCCCGCGTGA
- a CDS encoding CaiB/BaiF CoA transferase family protein, translated as MGHGPLAGVRVLEFTGLAPAPFACMLLADLGADVVRVDRPGKLPAADAEVLLRGRRAAVAADLKDPAARDAVLALADGADVLVEGFRPGVMERLGLGPDTCLERNPRLVYGRMTGWGQDGPLAQAAGHDIDYIALAGALHPIGERGGAPLPPANLLGDFGGGGLLLAFGVLAALVERSISGRGQVVDAAMVDGAALLSTYLHGMAARGMWTDERGSNLLDGGAPFYRSYRTLDGGWMAVGAIEPQFYAELVRLLELDSAALPDQMDRARWPELHDAIAAAFAERTRDDWTKVFDGTDACVAPVLAPGEAHAHPHNAARGSFLEVGGIGQPAPAPRFARTPATAAPAAPSSPGDPTALAEWGLTPDQAAALSS; from the coding sequence ATGGGCCACGGACCCCTCGCGGGCGTGCGGGTGCTGGAGTTCACCGGCCTGGCGCCGGCGCCCTTCGCCTGCATGCTGCTGGCCGACCTCGGCGCCGACGTCGTCCGCGTCGACCGGCCCGGGAAGCTCCCCGCCGCCGATGCCGAGGTGCTGCTGCGCGGCCGCCGGGCCGCGGTGGCCGCCGACCTCAAGGACCCCGCCGCACGCGACGCGGTGCTGGCTCTCGCCGACGGCGCCGACGTGCTCGTCGAGGGCTTCCGGCCCGGCGTCATGGAGCGGCTCGGGCTCGGCCCGGACACCTGCCTGGAGCGCAACCCCCGCCTGGTCTACGGCCGGATGACCGGCTGGGGCCAGGACGGCCCGCTGGCCCAGGCCGCGGGGCACGACATCGACTACATCGCGCTCGCGGGCGCACTGCACCCGATCGGTGAGCGCGGGGGAGCCCCGCTTCCCCCGGCGAACCTGCTCGGCGACTTCGGCGGCGGCGGGCTGCTGCTCGCCTTCGGGGTGCTGGCCGCCCTCGTGGAGCGTTCCATCTCCGGGCGCGGGCAGGTCGTGGACGCCGCGATGGTCGACGGCGCCGCGTTGCTGTCGACCTACCTGCACGGCATGGCCGCCCGCGGGATGTGGACCGACGAGCGGGGCAGCAACCTGCTCGACGGCGGCGCGCCGTTCTACCGCAGCTACCGCACCCTCGACGGGGGCTGGATGGCGGTCGGCGCGATCGAGCCGCAGTTCTACGCCGAGCTCGTCCGGCTGCTGGAGCTGGACAGCGCCGCGCTGCCGGACCAGATGGACCGCGCGCGCTGGCCGGAGCTGCACGACGCGATCGCGGCGGCGTTCGCGGAGCGCACCCGCGACGACTGGACGAAGGTCTTCGACGGCACCGACGCCTGCGTCGCCCCGGTACTGGCGCCGGGGGAGGCGCACGCCCACCCGCACAACGCCGCGCGCGGCTCCTTCCTCGAGGTCGGCGGGATCGGCCAGCCGGCGCCGGCGCCCCGCTTCGCGCGCACCCCCGCGACCGCGGCCCCGGCCGCGCCGTCGTCCCCCGGCGATCCCACCGCCCTGGCCGAGTGGGGGCTGACCCCCGACCAGGCCGCCGCCCTCTCCTCCTGA